In the genome of Magnolia sinica isolate HGM2019 chromosome 2, MsV1, whole genome shotgun sequence, one region contains:
- the LOC131231629 gene encoding PH, RCC1 and FYVE domains-containing protein 1-like isoform X4, whose translation MADLLRSSTIDRDVEQDESTLIWYSGKDEKQLKLSSVSRIIPGQRTAIFRRYPRPEKEYQSFSLIYNDRSLDLISKDKDEAEVWFVALKALISHGNYRKWRSESRSDRASSDANSPKTLTGRISPWTSQYDITDILQKDPGDAQQIQVPFENPPNNDLTKAVSDELLNTAAAKGSNQSDSVTNSRNSLSSGGGDNLNGRSSTADDLNGRSSTADDLNGRSSTADNLNGRSSTADNLNGRSSTADNRVSLSSAVSSSSQGSCHEDFDAIGDVFIWGEGLGGGVLGGGMHRVGSLSAAKMDTLLPKALESVVVLDVQNIACGSKHAVLVTKQGEVFSWGEESGGRLGHGVEADVTHPKLVNALSGMNVELVACGEYHTCAVTLSGDLYTWGDGTLDSGILGHGNEASHWIPKRVSGQMEGIHVLSVACGPRHTAVVTSAGQLFTFGEGTFGALGHGDRKSVSMPREVESLTGLRTVRAACGVWHTAAVVEFLDESSGTGMPSGKLFTWGDGDKGRLGHGDNEPRLVPACVAALVEPSFSQVACGNEITVALSTSGRVYAMGSTVNGQLGNPEADGKAPSCIEGKICQSIVEEIACGSYHVAVLTSKTEVYTWGKGANGRLGHGDNDDRNTPTLIEALKNKQVKSVVCGSNFTAAICLHKWVSSADHSICSGCHNQFGFRRKRHNCYNCGLVFCKACSRRKSTKASLAPNMNKPYRVCDDCYTKLKKLIEVRLISRPAKNSSGSTTQSSNEVGEKESPDPKSLRQLCRLLSLGSFKHTDMQNSKSNRKAESRISRFSPSLGGSAQWGNLYASRSSNKIFSSSVPSSRMVSRATSPVLMRPSPSRSTTLPPTPTGLTSAEVAVNDSEQTNDKFSDEVVKLRVQVEDLTRKSQLLEVELERTLKQLNKATLTSREETAKCKAAKDVIRSLTAQLKDMADRVPEGSHTFNVPSLDSSDNCLSSVKAPHELESNGHPSNPQLCNGTKNLTEEVEWVEQDDPGVYITLSPLPRGGQELRRVRFSRKKFSEKQAEKWWAENKERVYKKYNRTTEKSIGGPVSALDEKDGPAD comes from the exons GATGAGTCTACGCTGATATGGTACTCTGGTAAAGATGAGAAGCAACTCAAACTTAGCAGTGTATCAAGAATTATTCCTGGACAACGTACA GCGATATTTCGGAGGTATCCACGGCCGGAGAAGGAATACCAATCATTTTCTCTTATATACAATGATAGATCTTTGGATCTG ATATCCAAGGATAAGGATGAAGCTGAAGTCTGGTTTGTTGCTCTGAAAGCATTGATTTCACATGGCAACTACCGGAAATGGAGATCAGAATCTAGAAGTGATAGAGCTTCCTCTGATGCAAATAGTCCAAAAACATTGACCGGAAGAATCTCCCCATGGACTTCACAGTATGATATTACTGATATCTTACAAAAG GATCCTGGTGATGCCCAACAAATTCAAGTTCCATTTGAGAATCCTCCAAACAATGATTTGACAAAGGCAGTTTCTGATGAGTTATTAAACACAGCAGCTGCGAAAGGCTCCAATCAGTCAGATTCAGTCACTAATTCTCGCAACTCACTTTCTTCTGGAGGTGGAGATAACTTAAATGGCCGGAGCTCTACAGCTGATGACTTAAATGGCCGGAGCTCTACGGCTGATGACTTAAATGGCCGGAGCTCTACGGCTGATAACTTAAATGGCCGGAGCTCTACGGCTGATAACTTAAATGGCCGGAGCTCTACAGCTGATAATCGAGTCAGTCTATCTAGTGCTGTAAGTTCATCAAGCCAGGGATCATGTCATGAAGATTTTGATGCCATAGGTGATGTTTTCATCTGGGGAGAAGGCCTAGGAGGTGGGGTTCTTGGTGGTGGTATGCATAGGGTTGGAAGTTTGTCTGCTGCCAAGATGGACACACTTCTGCCAAAGGCTCTAGAATCAGTGGTGGTGCTTGACGTGCAAAATATAGCTTGTGGAAGTAAGCATGCTGTTTTGGTCACCAAACAAGGGGAGGTCTTTAGTTGGGGAGAGGAGTCGGGCGGAAGGCTTGGTCATGGAGTAGAAGCTGATGTGACCCACCCTAAGCTTGTCAATGCACTCAGTGGGATGAATGTTGAACTAGTAGCATGTGGAGAGTATCATACATGTGCTGTTACACTGTCTGGGGATCTTTATACATGGGGTGATGGTACTCTTGATTCTGGTATTCTTGGGCATGGAAATGAGGCTAGTCACTGGATTCCTAAGAGAGTAAGTGGTCAAATGGAAGGTATTCATGTGTTGTCAGTTGCTTGTGGACCTCGGCATACAGCTGTTGTAACCTCTGCAGGTCAACTGTTTACATTTGGTGAGGGAACTTTTGGTGCTTTAGGCCATGGAGATCGTAAAAGTGTAAGCATGCCAAGAGAAGTGGAATCACTTACAGGACTGCGAACGGTGAGGGCAGCTTGTGGTGTTTGGCACACTGCCGCTGTTGTTGAATTTTTGGATGAGTCTTCTGGTACTGGTATGCCATCCGGAAAACTGTTTACCTGGGGTGATGGGGATAAAGGCCGACTTGGGCATGGTGACAATGAACCTAGACTTGTTCCAGCGTGTGTAGCTGCTTTGGTTGAGCCAAGCTTTTCTCAAGTGGCCTGTGGGAATGAGATTACTGTTGCTCTTTCAACCTCCGGGCGAGTCTATGCGATGGGGAGTACTGTGAATGGACAGCTGGGAAATCCTGAAGCTGATGGAAAGGCCCCTTCTTGTATAGAAGGCAAAATTTGCCAGAGCATTGTAGAAGAGATAGCATGTGGTTCCTATCATGTTGCAGTTTTGACTTCAAAAACTGAAGTTTATACTTGGGGCAAGGGGGCAAATGGACGCTTAGGCCATGGGGACAATGATGACAGAAACACTCCAACCCTTATTGAAGCTCTGAAGAACAAACAAGTTAAGAGTGTTGTTTGTGGTTCAAATTTCACTGCTGCTATCTGTCTTCATAAATGGGTGTCCAGTGCTGATCATTCCATATGTTCTGGCTGCCACAATCAGTTTGGTTTCAGAAGAAAACGTCATAATTGTTATAATTGTGGGCTAGTCTTCTGCAAAGCATGCAGCAGAAGAAAATCTACAAAAGCTTCTTTGGCTCCAAATATGAACAAGCCTTATCGTGTATGTGATGATTGTTATACAAAACTTAAGAAACTCATTGAGGTTAGATTGATTTCTCGACCTGCAAAGAACTCAAGTGGAAGTACGACTCAGAGTTCTAATGAAGTGGGAGAAAAAGAGTCTCCAGATCCTAAGTCACTTAGGCAACTATGCAGGCTCCTTTCACTTGGATCCTTTAAGCATACTGATATGCAAAATTCCAAGTCCAACAGGAAAGCAGAATCACGTATTAGTCGCTTTTCTCCATCCCTAGGTGGAAGTGCTCAATGGGGGAACTTGTATGCATCAAGATCTtcaaataaaatattttcttcttCTGTTCCCAGTTCAAGAATGGTTTCTCGAGCAACATCTCCTGTCTTGATGAGGCCCAGTCCATCTCGTTCAACAACATTACCTCCAACTCCAACTGGCCTTACGTCTGCTGAAGTTGCTGTCAATGATTCAGAGCAGACAAATGACAAGTTCAGCGATGAAGTTGTTAAATTGAGGGTGCAG GTAGAGGATCTTACCCGTAAGTCCCAACTTCTAGAAGTTGAGCTAGAAAGAACGTTGAAACAATTGAACAAGGCTACTTTAACTTCAAGGGAGGAAACTGCAAAATGCAAGGCTGCCAAGGATGTGATTAGGTCTCTTACTGCACAG TTGAAGGATATGGCTGATAGGGTTCCCGAAGGATCACACACCTTCAATGTTCCGAGCCTGGATTCGAGTGATAACTGTCTGAGCAGCGTAAAAGCTCCTCACGAACTCGAGTCCAATGGCCATCCGAGTAATCCGCAGCTGTGCAACGGAACCAAGAACCTGACAGAAGAGGTTGAATGGGTAGAACAAGATGATCCGGGCGTGTATATAACTCTTTCGCCCTTGCCCAGAGGTGGTCAAGAACTCAGGCGGGTTCGCTTCAG TCGAAAAAAGTTCAGCGAGAAACAAGCAGAGAAATGGTGGGCCGAAAACAAGGAGAGGGTGTATAAGAAGTACAACCGCACCACAGAAAAGTCCATAGGTGGTCCTGTATCAGCGTTGGATGAAAAAGATGGCCCGGCTGACTGA
- the LOC131231629 gene encoding PH, RCC1 and FYVE domains-containing protein 1-like isoform X2, whose product MRSNSNLAVYQELFLDNVHGALRYTMHKARSTDIEPWLEDIKKDRVEVLDIRAIFRRYPRPEKEYQSFSLIYNDRSLDLISKDKDEAEVWFVALKALISHGNYRKWRSESRSDRASSDANSPKTLTGRISPWTSQYDITDILQKDPGDAQQIQVPFENPPNNDLTKAVSDELLNTAAAKGSNQSDSVTNSRNSLSSGGGDNLNGRSSTADDLNGRSSTADDLNGRSSTADNLNGRSSTADNLNGRSSTADNRVSLSSAVSSSSQGSCHEDFDAIGDVFIWGEGLGGGVLGGGMHRVGSLSAAKMDTLLPKALESVVVLDVQNIACGSKHAVLVTKQGEVFSWGEESGGRLGHGVEADVTHPKLVNALSGMNVELVACGEYHTCAVTLSGDLYTWGDGTLDSGILGHGNEASHWIPKRVSGQMEGIHVLSVACGPRHTAVVTSAGQLFTFGEGTFGALGHGDRKSVSMPREVESLTGLRTVRAACGVWHTAAVVEFLDESSGTGMPSGKLFTWGDGDKGRLGHGDNEPRLVPACVAALVEPSFSQVACGNEITVALSTSGRVYAMGSTVNGQLGNPEADGKAPSCIEGKICQSIVEEIACGSYHVAVLTSKTEVYTWGKGANGRLGHGDNDDRNTPTLIEALKNKQVKSVVCGSNFTAAICLHKWVSSADHSICSGCHNQFGFRRKRHNCYNCGLVFCKACSRRKSTKASLAPNMNKPYRVCDDCYTKLKKLIEVRLISRPAKNSSGSTTQSSNEVGEKESPDPKSLRQLCRLLSLGSFKHTDMQNSKSNRKAESRISRFSPSLGGSAQWGNLYASRSSNKIFSSSVPSSRMVSRATSPVLMRPSPSRSTTLPPTPTGLTSAEVAVNDSEQTNDKFSDEVVKLRVQVEDLTRKSQLLEVELERTLKQLNKATLTSREETAKCKAAKDVIRSLTAQLKDMADRVPEGSHTFNVPSLDSSDNCLSSVKAPHELESNGHPSNPQLCNGTKNLTEEVEWVEQDDPGVYITLSPLPRGGQELRRVRFSRKKFSEKQAEKWWAENKERVYKKYNRTTEKSIGGPVSALDEKDGPAD is encoded by the exons ATGAGAAGCAACTCAAACTTAGCAGTGTATCAAGAATTATTCCTGGACAACGTACA CGGTGCATTGCGTTATACCATGCATAAAGCCCGTTCAACTGATATTGAACCTTGGCTGGAGGACATAAAAAAGGACAGGGTTGAGGTTCTGGACATTAGG GCGATATTTCGGAGGTATCCACGGCCGGAGAAGGAATACCAATCATTTTCTCTTATATACAATGATAGATCTTTGGATCTG ATATCCAAGGATAAGGATGAAGCTGAAGTCTGGTTTGTTGCTCTGAAAGCATTGATTTCACATGGCAACTACCGGAAATGGAGATCAGAATCTAGAAGTGATAGAGCTTCCTCTGATGCAAATAGTCCAAAAACATTGACCGGAAGAATCTCCCCATGGACTTCACAGTATGATATTACTGATATCTTACAAAAG GATCCTGGTGATGCCCAACAAATTCAAGTTCCATTTGAGAATCCTCCAAACAATGATTTGACAAAGGCAGTTTCTGATGAGTTATTAAACACAGCAGCTGCGAAAGGCTCCAATCAGTCAGATTCAGTCACTAATTCTCGCAACTCACTTTCTTCTGGAGGTGGAGATAACTTAAATGGCCGGAGCTCTACAGCTGATGACTTAAATGGCCGGAGCTCTACGGCTGATGACTTAAATGGCCGGAGCTCTACGGCTGATAACTTAAATGGCCGGAGCTCTACGGCTGATAACTTAAATGGCCGGAGCTCTACAGCTGATAATCGAGTCAGTCTATCTAGTGCTGTAAGTTCATCAAGCCAGGGATCATGTCATGAAGATTTTGATGCCATAGGTGATGTTTTCATCTGGGGAGAAGGCCTAGGAGGTGGGGTTCTTGGTGGTGGTATGCATAGGGTTGGAAGTTTGTCTGCTGCCAAGATGGACACACTTCTGCCAAAGGCTCTAGAATCAGTGGTGGTGCTTGACGTGCAAAATATAGCTTGTGGAAGTAAGCATGCTGTTTTGGTCACCAAACAAGGGGAGGTCTTTAGTTGGGGAGAGGAGTCGGGCGGAAGGCTTGGTCATGGAGTAGAAGCTGATGTGACCCACCCTAAGCTTGTCAATGCACTCAGTGGGATGAATGTTGAACTAGTAGCATGTGGAGAGTATCATACATGTGCTGTTACACTGTCTGGGGATCTTTATACATGGGGTGATGGTACTCTTGATTCTGGTATTCTTGGGCATGGAAATGAGGCTAGTCACTGGATTCCTAAGAGAGTAAGTGGTCAAATGGAAGGTATTCATGTGTTGTCAGTTGCTTGTGGACCTCGGCATACAGCTGTTGTAACCTCTGCAGGTCAACTGTTTACATTTGGTGAGGGAACTTTTGGTGCTTTAGGCCATGGAGATCGTAAAAGTGTAAGCATGCCAAGAGAAGTGGAATCACTTACAGGACTGCGAACGGTGAGGGCAGCTTGTGGTGTTTGGCACACTGCCGCTGTTGTTGAATTTTTGGATGAGTCTTCTGGTACTGGTATGCCATCCGGAAAACTGTTTACCTGGGGTGATGGGGATAAAGGCCGACTTGGGCATGGTGACAATGAACCTAGACTTGTTCCAGCGTGTGTAGCTGCTTTGGTTGAGCCAAGCTTTTCTCAAGTGGCCTGTGGGAATGAGATTACTGTTGCTCTTTCAACCTCCGGGCGAGTCTATGCGATGGGGAGTACTGTGAATGGACAGCTGGGAAATCCTGAAGCTGATGGAAAGGCCCCTTCTTGTATAGAAGGCAAAATTTGCCAGAGCATTGTAGAAGAGATAGCATGTGGTTCCTATCATGTTGCAGTTTTGACTTCAAAAACTGAAGTTTATACTTGGGGCAAGGGGGCAAATGGACGCTTAGGCCATGGGGACAATGATGACAGAAACACTCCAACCCTTATTGAAGCTCTGAAGAACAAACAAGTTAAGAGTGTTGTTTGTGGTTCAAATTTCACTGCTGCTATCTGTCTTCATAAATGGGTGTCCAGTGCTGATCATTCCATATGTTCTGGCTGCCACAATCAGTTTGGTTTCAGAAGAAAACGTCATAATTGTTATAATTGTGGGCTAGTCTTCTGCAAAGCATGCAGCAGAAGAAAATCTACAAAAGCTTCTTTGGCTCCAAATATGAACAAGCCTTATCGTGTATGTGATGATTGTTATACAAAACTTAAGAAACTCATTGAGGTTAGATTGATTTCTCGACCTGCAAAGAACTCAAGTGGAAGTACGACTCAGAGTTCTAATGAAGTGGGAGAAAAAGAGTCTCCAGATCCTAAGTCACTTAGGCAACTATGCAGGCTCCTTTCACTTGGATCCTTTAAGCATACTGATATGCAAAATTCCAAGTCCAACAGGAAAGCAGAATCACGTATTAGTCGCTTTTCTCCATCCCTAGGTGGAAGTGCTCAATGGGGGAACTTGTATGCATCAAGATCTtcaaataaaatattttcttcttCTGTTCCCAGTTCAAGAATGGTTTCTCGAGCAACATCTCCTGTCTTGATGAGGCCCAGTCCATCTCGTTCAACAACATTACCTCCAACTCCAACTGGCCTTACGTCTGCTGAAGTTGCTGTCAATGATTCAGAGCAGACAAATGACAAGTTCAGCGATGAAGTTGTTAAATTGAGGGTGCAG GTAGAGGATCTTACCCGTAAGTCCCAACTTCTAGAAGTTGAGCTAGAAAGAACGTTGAAACAATTGAACAAGGCTACTTTAACTTCAAGGGAGGAAACTGCAAAATGCAAGGCTGCCAAGGATGTGATTAGGTCTCTTACTGCACAG TTGAAGGATATGGCTGATAGGGTTCCCGAAGGATCACACACCTTCAATGTTCCGAGCCTGGATTCGAGTGATAACTGTCTGAGCAGCGTAAAAGCTCCTCACGAACTCGAGTCCAATGGCCATCCGAGTAATCCGCAGCTGTGCAACGGAACCAAGAACCTGACAGAAGAGGTTGAATGGGTAGAACAAGATGATCCGGGCGTGTATATAACTCTTTCGCCCTTGCCCAGAGGTGGTCAAGAACTCAGGCGGGTTCGCTTCAG TCGAAAAAAGTTCAGCGAGAAACAAGCAGAGAAATGGTGGGCCGAAAACAAGGAGAGGGTGTATAAGAAGTACAACCGCACCACAGAAAAGTCCATAGGTGGTCCTGTATCAGCGTTGGATGAAAAAGATGGCCCGGCTGACTGA
- the LOC131231629 gene encoding PH, RCC1 and FYVE domains-containing protein 1-like isoform X6 — protein MADLLRSSTIDRDVEQAIFRRYPRPEKEYQSFSLIYNDRSLDLISKDKDEAEVWFVALKALISHGNYRKWRSESRSDRASSDANSPKTLTGRISPWTSQYDITDILQKDPGDAQQIQVPFENPPNNDLTKAVSDELLNTAAAKGSNQSDSVTNSRNSLSSGGGDNLNGRSSTADDLNGRSSTADDLNGRSSTADNLNGRSSTADNLNGRSSTADNRVSLSSAVSSSSQGSCHEDFDAIGDVFIWGEGLGGGVLGGGMHRVGSLSAAKMDTLLPKALESVVVLDVQNIACGSKHAVLVTKQGEVFSWGEESGGRLGHGVEADVTHPKLVNALSGMNVELVACGEYHTCAVTLSGDLYTWGDGTLDSGILGHGNEASHWIPKRVSGQMEGIHVLSVACGPRHTAVVTSAGQLFTFGEGTFGALGHGDRKSVSMPREVESLTGLRTVRAACGVWHTAAVVEFLDESSGTGMPSGKLFTWGDGDKGRLGHGDNEPRLVPACVAALVEPSFSQVACGNEITVALSTSGRVYAMGSTVNGQLGNPEADGKAPSCIEGKICQSIVEEIACGSYHVAVLTSKTEVYTWGKGANGRLGHGDNDDRNTPTLIEALKNKQVKSVVCGSNFTAAICLHKWVSSADHSICSGCHNQFGFRRKRHNCYNCGLVFCKACSRRKSTKASLAPNMNKPYRVCDDCYTKLKKLIEVRLISRPAKNSSGSTTQSSNEVGEKESPDPKSLRQLCRLLSLGSFKHTDMQNSKSNRKAESRISRFSPSLGGSAQWGNLYASRSSNKIFSSSVPSSRMVSRATSPVLMRPSPSRSTTLPPTPTGLTSAEVAVNDSEQTNDKFSDEVVKLRVQVEDLTRKSQLLEVELERTLKQLNKATLTSREETAKCKAAKDVIRSLTAQLKDMADRVPEGSHTFNVPSLDSSDNCLSSVKAPHELESNGHPSNPQLCNGTKNLTEEVEWVEQDDPGVYITLSPLPRGGQELRRVRFSRKKFSEKQAEKWWAENKERVYKKYNRTTEKSIGGPVSALDEKDGPAD, from the exons GCGATATTTCGGAGGTATCCACGGCCGGAGAAGGAATACCAATCATTTTCTCTTATATACAATGATAGATCTTTGGATCTG ATATCCAAGGATAAGGATGAAGCTGAAGTCTGGTTTGTTGCTCTGAAAGCATTGATTTCACATGGCAACTACCGGAAATGGAGATCAGAATCTAGAAGTGATAGAGCTTCCTCTGATGCAAATAGTCCAAAAACATTGACCGGAAGAATCTCCCCATGGACTTCACAGTATGATATTACTGATATCTTACAAAAG GATCCTGGTGATGCCCAACAAATTCAAGTTCCATTTGAGAATCCTCCAAACAATGATTTGACAAAGGCAGTTTCTGATGAGTTATTAAACACAGCAGCTGCGAAAGGCTCCAATCAGTCAGATTCAGTCACTAATTCTCGCAACTCACTTTCTTCTGGAGGTGGAGATAACTTAAATGGCCGGAGCTCTACAGCTGATGACTTAAATGGCCGGAGCTCTACGGCTGATGACTTAAATGGCCGGAGCTCTACGGCTGATAACTTAAATGGCCGGAGCTCTACGGCTGATAACTTAAATGGCCGGAGCTCTACAGCTGATAATCGAGTCAGTCTATCTAGTGCTGTAAGTTCATCAAGCCAGGGATCATGTCATGAAGATTTTGATGCCATAGGTGATGTTTTCATCTGGGGAGAAGGCCTAGGAGGTGGGGTTCTTGGTGGTGGTATGCATAGGGTTGGAAGTTTGTCTGCTGCCAAGATGGACACACTTCTGCCAAAGGCTCTAGAATCAGTGGTGGTGCTTGACGTGCAAAATATAGCTTGTGGAAGTAAGCATGCTGTTTTGGTCACCAAACAAGGGGAGGTCTTTAGTTGGGGAGAGGAGTCGGGCGGAAGGCTTGGTCATGGAGTAGAAGCTGATGTGACCCACCCTAAGCTTGTCAATGCACTCAGTGGGATGAATGTTGAACTAGTAGCATGTGGAGAGTATCATACATGTGCTGTTACACTGTCTGGGGATCTTTATACATGGGGTGATGGTACTCTTGATTCTGGTATTCTTGGGCATGGAAATGAGGCTAGTCACTGGATTCCTAAGAGAGTAAGTGGTCAAATGGAAGGTATTCATGTGTTGTCAGTTGCTTGTGGACCTCGGCATACAGCTGTTGTAACCTCTGCAGGTCAACTGTTTACATTTGGTGAGGGAACTTTTGGTGCTTTAGGCCATGGAGATCGTAAAAGTGTAAGCATGCCAAGAGAAGTGGAATCACTTACAGGACTGCGAACGGTGAGGGCAGCTTGTGGTGTTTGGCACACTGCCGCTGTTGTTGAATTTTTGGATGAGTCTTCTGGTACTGGTATGCCATCCGGAAAACTGTTTACCTGGGGTGATGGGGATAAAGGCCGACTTGGGCATGGTGACAATGAACCTAGACTTGTTCCAGCGTGTGTAGCTGCTTTGGTTGAGCCAAGCTTTTCTCAAGTGGCCTGTGGGAATGAGATTACTGTTGCTCTTTCAACCTCCGGGCGAGTCTATGCGATGGGGAGTACTGTGAATGGACAGCTGGGAAATCCTGAAGCTGATGGAAAGGCCCCTTCTTGTATAGAAGGCAAAATTTGCCAGAGCATTGTAGAAGAGATAGCATGTGGTTCCTATCATGTTGCAGTTTTGACTTCAAAAACTGAAGTTTATACTTGGGGCAAGGGGGCAAATGGACGCTTAGGCCATGGGGACAATGATGACAGAAACACTCCAACCCTTATTGAAGCTCTGAAGAACAAACAAGTTAAGAGTGTTGTTTGTGGTTCAAATTTCACTGCTGCTATCTGTCTTCATAAATGGGTGTCCAGTGCTGATCATTCCATATGTTCTGGCTGCCACAATCAGTTTGGTTTCAGAAGAAAACGTCATAATTGTTATAATTGTGGGCTAGTCTTCTGCAAAGCATGCAGCAGAAGAAAATCTACAAAAGCTTCTTTGGCTCCAAATATGAACAAGCCTTATCGTGTATGTGATGATTGTTATACAAAACTTAAGAAACTCATTGAGGTTAGATTGATTTCTCGACCTGCAAAGAACTCAAGTGGAAGTACGACTCAGAGTTCTAATGAAGTGGGAGAAAAAGAGTCTCCAGATCCTAAGTCACTTAGGCAACTATGCAGGCTCCTTTCACTTGGATCCTTTAAGCATACTGATATGCAAAATTCCAAGTCCAACAGGAAAGCAGAATCACGTATTAGTCGCTTTTCTCCATCCCTAGGTGGAAGTGCTCAATGGGGGAACTTGTATGCATCAAGATCTtcaaataaaatattttcttcttCTGTTCCCAGTTCAAGAATGGTTTCTCGAGCAACATCTCCTGTCTTGATGAGGCCCAGTCCATCTCGTTCAACAACATTACCTCCAACTCCAACTGGCCTTACGTCTGCTGAAGTTGCTGTCAATGATTCAGAGCAGACAAATGACAAGTTCAGCGATGAAGTTGTTAAATTGAGGGTGCAG GTAGAGGATCTTACCCGTAAGTCCCAACTTCTAGAAGTTGAGCTAGAAAGAACGTTGAAACAATTGAACAAGGCTACTTTAACTTCAAGGGAGGAAACTGCAAAATGCAAGGCTGCCAAGGATGTGATTAGGTCTCTTACTGCACAG TTGAAGGATATGGCTGATAGGGTTCCCGAAGGATCACACACCTTCAATGTTCCGAGCCTGGATTCGAGTGATAACTGTCTGAGCAGCGTAAAAGCTCCTCACGAACTCGAGTCCAATGGCCATCCGAGTAATCCGCAGCTGTGCAACGGAACCAAGAACCTGACAGAAGAGGTTGAATGGGTAGAACAAGATGATCCGGGCGTGTATATAACTCTTTCGCCCTTGCCCAGAGGTGGTCAAGAACTCAGGCGGGTTCGCTTCAG TCGAAAAAAGTTCAGCGAGAAACAAGCAGAGAAATGGTGGGCCGAAAACAAGGAGAGGGTGTATAAGAAGTACAACCGCACCACAGAAAAGTCCATAGGTGGTCCTGTATCAGCGTTGGATGAAAAAGATGGCCCGGCTGACTGA